From Amycolatopsis sp. WQ 127309:
CCGGCATCCTCAACCCGTACCGGGTGGTCGCCGAGCCGCTGATCGAGCACTTCATGGACGAGGACGACCCCGAGCGCTCGTGGCGCCGCGAGAAGGCCCTCGCGGGCGCGACGCGACGGCGTCTCGTGCTGGACGTCCTCACCGGCGTCCTGCCGTACGAGGTGTCGCGGATGGCGCAGACCCGGATCGTGCTGCTGCGCGCGGTCCGCACCGTCGGCGGCCGGTTCGACGCCGACCCGGGCCAGGTGATCGACGCCCTGCGGCGCGACTCGAGCGAGCACCACGAGCACGCGGGCGTCGTCGCGGACTTCCTCGACGAGATGCGCGAGCGGATGGCGCTGCTCATCCCGGAGACCGACGCCGACCCGTACGCCGAGACCCGCGACGACCGGCTGACGGTGCTGACCATGGCCGGGCTGACCCTGCCGAAGGACGGCGTCCCGCGCGAGTACTGGACGGACGCGGAGTCCCTCGGCGTCGAGATGCTGAACCTGGCGGCGTGGCTGACCCAGCGGTCGGTCTACGAGAAGCCGAAGGAGATGCGCAAGGGCGTCTGGATCGACGAGGCGTTCTTCCTGTCGGAGGTGCCGACCGGGCGCGTGCTGATGAACCGCTTCGCGCGTGACTCGCGCAAGTGGAACGTCCGCGTGCTGCTGTCGTCGCAGATCCCGGCGGACTTCCTGAAGATCCAGGGTTTCGTGACCCTGCTGGACTCGGTGTTCGTCGGGCGCCTGGACGACGACGACGCCCAGGCGGACGCGCTGCGGCTGCTGAAGGTCCCGGTGGGCGTCGGCTACGAGCAGGTCGTCGCGGCGCTGGGCCGCCGCCCGGGAGCGCAGCAGCGCGGCCTGGAGCGGGACATCGAGCCCCGCCAGTTCATCTTCGGCGACGGCGCGGGCGGCGTGGAGCGCATCCGCGTCGACTTCTCCGGCCCGCACCTGGACCACCTGCGCCGGGTGATGGACACGACGCCGGGCTCGAAGGACGCGGAGAAGCCCCGCCGCCCGGGCACGGAACTGGCCCTGCCTCACACGGAGGAGAAGAAGCCGTTCGTGGCGGCCCCACCGGAAGACGACATCGAGCTGGAGCAGGACTTCGAGCTGGCGGCGGAGCTGGAGGTCGGCTTGGCCGACGAGAACCTGCTGGGCGCACCGGACCCACTGGCCTCGGAAACGGGCGAAGTCCAGGGCGACGTCCAGCAGCCTGCGAACGGCAACGGACACGGCGGGCAGCAACACGCCCGCACGGGCGGGAAGGGCGGCACCGGCCGGGACGCCGCATGACCGCCGCCCGGAGCCGAAGTACCGGTGCCGGTCGTAGCAGCGGCTTCGCCACCGGCGTCGCCGACCCGGCGACCGCGGAGCGTGGCGCATGAGCACCCTGCTGACGTTGGCGGTCCTGCTGTCGATGGCCGCCGGGTGGCACGCGCTGAAGCGGCGGATCAAGGAAGGCCCACGCCGACCGGGCCGCCGCACCCCGAGCCGCAAGGCGACGATGTTCGCCGTCATGCTGGTCCTGGGCCTGCAGGCGATCGCGACGGCCCCAGCGGCGAGCGCGGCGGCGTGCGGTGAGGCGCCGAACCCGGAACGCCCGGGCGCGGGCATGGTCGGTGCCCTCGACCCGCCGGACGGCGTGCACGGTGAGGGTTTCAGCCCGTATCGGGCGTACGGCTACGCCGGCATGGTCTGGGACACGTTCGAAACCGACTGCGGCCCGCTGTCGGGGATCGGCTCGCCGAACTCGGCGATCGACACCTGGGCCGGCAACCAGCTGTTCAGCCTCGGCAAGAACATCGTCGGGGCGACCAACTCGCTGCACTACACGGTTCTGCAGGGCAGTCTGCTCAGCCCGCTCTACAACGCCGTCAAGGCGGGCGCGGACAAGATCTACAACAACATCTACGCCCAGTTGTTTGGCCTGGTCGCCTTGATCATGTCGATCATGATGTTCCGCAACATCTGGCGGGGCGACCTCGCGGCCGTGAGCAAACGTGCCCTCTACGGGCTCGCCGCGGTCTGGCTCGCCGCGTCTTCGCTGGCCCTGTTGCGGTACCTCGACCCGATCGACAACGCGATCGTGCAGACCACGACCAACATCCAGGCCGGCTTCGTCGACGCCGGGCCGCCGACGGCGCCGCCGCCGCAAGATCCGGCGCAGGGCCAGATCTCCTGCCAGAACAAGGGAACCACGGCCGGCCGGCCGACCTGGGACATCCTGCCGACCGACCTGCACTGCCAGATCGTCTACGAGAACTGGCTGCGGGGCGAGTTCGGCTCCGCGACGGCACCACAGGCGCAGCAGTTCGGTGCCCCGTTGCTGGACGCGCGTGCCTTCACCTGGGACCAGATCCAGAAGGGTGGCGACGGCGACGCCGGCCTCGTGGACGCGAAGAAGGCCGCTTACAAGGACATCTCCACGAAGCTCGGCCCCGCCACGGGGTACTTCACCGGCGAGGCCGGTGGCCGCACCGGTGCCGGGTTCCTTTCGCTCGGCCAGGCGCTCGTGTATTCGCTGTTCCAGCTGCTGGCCAAGGCATCCATCCTGCTCGCGCAGGTGCTGATCCGGCTGTTCGCCTTGACCGCCCCGTTGATCGGCTTGATCGCACTGCTCCAGCCGCAGGTTCTCCCCCGCGTGCTCAAGGTCGCCGGGGGAGTGGCGTTCAACCTGATCGTGCTCTCGGTACTCGCCGGCGTGCACATGCTGCTGCTCCAAGCGATCTTCGGTGCCGGGAACTCCCTCAACATGCTCACCCAGATGGTGCTCGCCGGGCTGATCACCGTCCTCTTGTTCATGGTCGGCCGCCCTGTCCGGCGGCTGTGGCAGATGGTCGAGATGTCCGTCAGCATGGTCGGCGCCGCCGTGCCGTCGCCGAGTGGCGGGATCTTCTCCCGGTTCCGGCGCAACAACAATGGCCCGACGCCGCAGGACGCGTTCTGGCAGAACGTGCGCGAGACCGACGACGTCGTCGACGGCGAGCAGCGCGGGCCGATGGGGGCGACCGTCGGTGGGGGGCGGTTCCGGCCGGAGGCGACGATCTTCGCCAACGCCCAGCGGCTCGACAACAACGGCACCAGTGCGTCCCGGCCGGCCGCGGCGTGGTCCGGCGCGTGGCCGGGGGCCATCGGCGGTGGCTCGGCCGGTGCCCTGCCCTCGGGCGGCCGCCCGGGCTCTCCCGTGTACGGCCAGTACAACCCGGCCGGCGGTGACCCCGGCGAGTACGTCGTCGTCGGCGCCGGGGGGCGGCCGACCGTGCGGGGCGAGGAAAGCCGCCGCGTCGACACCTCGCCGGTGGCCGACCGGCGCTGGAACGACGAGCCCGAGCCCGTCGTCGTCCCTTCCGACCTGCGCACGCCCGAAGCCGACTTCAGCGGTTACACCCCGCCGGAAGCGCCGCGGGCTCCGGGAGTGCGGGCGACGCCGCGTCGCGTCGACCCCGAGGTCGTCGCGGGCAAGCCGGTCTTCGTGCTGTACCGGCCGTCGCGGGGCATCGAAGTCCGCGAGGAACCGCGTGACACCGACCAAGTGATGGGGCGGTGACGGATGCCGATCCGGACCAACCGCGGCCGCGCCGCGGTCTACCGCCGCCTGTGGGGCTTTCCGCTGCGCTCGCCGCGCCACCTCATCGGGACGCTGGTGTTCCTGGCCATCCTGGTCACCGTGCTCGGCATCGTGGTGCCCAAGGTGATGGGCAAGCAGCCGGCCAAGGCGTCGCCGCTCGCCCCCGGCACGACCACCACGTCGGTCACGGCGACGCAGCCGGGCGTCGCCGCTTCGGTGCCGACGTCCAACCTGCCGACGCGCCTGTCCCAGCCGCTGGTCACCCCGACGACGGCGGCGCCGAACGGGGACGCCGTCCGCGTCGCGAAGGAATGGGCAGCGGCCTGGGTGAACCACCCGGCGGGCATCACGTCGGCGCAGTGGCTGGAGCAGCTGAAGCCCTTCACGACCGAGGAGTACCTGCCGGTGATGTCGTCGGTCGACCCGGCGAACGTCCCGGCCACGAAGGTCACCGGTGAGCCGACGGTCGGCACGTCCTACACCAGCTCGGTGCAGCTGACGATCCCCACGGACGGGCCGAAGCTCAGCATCACGGTCGTGAGCACCAACGCGGGCTGGCGGGTCGCCGACTACGACCAGGCGAGCTGACCGTGCGGCGGCTGGGGCTGTGGCTGGGACTGGTCGTGTTCGTCGCGATCGGCGCCCTCATCGTCACCGCCGTCGCCGCCAAGGTCGTCATCGACAACCAGCAGGCGCAGGCCCGGGGCGTCTCCCTGACCAGCTGCGACGCCTCGGTCGGCCCGACCCAGCCCGGTGAGGGCGAGCGCGGCACGGTCGACGCGTCGAACCTGGACGACGAGCAGCGCGGCACGGTCGCGCTGATCGTTTCGATCGGCAAGCAGCGGTCGCTCGCGCCGCGGGCCTGGCAGGTCGCGATCCAGGCCGGCATGACCGAGTCGGGGCTGCACAACCTGACCTACGGCGACCGCGACTCCCTCGGCATCTTCCAGATGCGCCCGTCGATGGGCTGGGGCACGTACGCGCAGGTCACCGACCCGACGTACGAGGTCAACAAGTTCTTCGACGTCCTGCTGGCGGTGCCGGACTGGGAGAACATGCGCCCGGGGGACGCCGCGCAGCGGGTCGAGCGCTCGGGGTTCCCGGACCGCTACCACAAGTGGGAGCCGATGGCGGCGACGCTGGTGGAGAACGTCGGCCAAGTCGTCGACGTCGTCGCCTGCGGCACCGGGCTGGGCCAGCTGCTGCCGCCGAGCCAGGCCGCCGCGAAGGCGATCAGTTTCGCGCTGGGTGAGCAGGGGAAGCCGTATGTGTGGGGCGCCACAGGGCCCGGCTCGTACGACTGTTCGGGTCTGATGCTGCGGGCCTACGAGTCGGCCGGGATCATCCTGCCGCGCGTCTCGCGTGATCAGTACCACGCGGGCGCGATGCTGCCGGTGCGTGAGGCGCAGCCCGGTGACCTGCTGTTCCTCGCGAACAATCCGGCGGATCCCAACACGATCCACCACGTGATGATGTACCTCGGTGACGGCAAGGTCGTCGAGGCCCAGCAGACCGGTGTCCCGGTGCACACACGGGCGTTCTCGTTCGATGAGGCCGAAGTGGTGCCGCAGGCGGTCCGGCCCGGCGTTTAGCATGGGTTAAAGCCCCTTGACACGAGCGGGCCGGCGGATGGGCCGACAACGGAACCGATTCACCCGACGTCGCGGCGCCTCCACCAGCAGGTGGCCGCGTACTGGCAGAGGATGAGCACGTGGGACGGAAATTCGGCAAGCGAGGCAAGCCCGGCGGTCCCCAGGACCCCGCGTCGCTGTTCGGCGCGCCCCAGCCGCCGCGGCAGTCG
This genomic window contains:
- a CDS encoding magnesium transporter, with amino-acid sequence MSTLLTLAVLLSMAAGWHALKRRIKEGPRRPGRRTPSRKATMFAVMLVLGLQAIATAPAASAAACGEAPNPERPGAGMVGALDPPDGVHGEGFSPYRAYGYAGMVWDTFETDCGPLSGIGSPNSAIDTWAGNQLFSLGKNIVGATNSLHYTVLQGSLLSPLYNAVKAGADKIYNNIYAQLFGLVALIMSIMMFRNIWRGDLAAVSKRALYGLAAVWLAASSLALLRYLDPIDNAIVQTTTNIQAGFVDAGPPTAPPPQDPAQGQISCQNKGTTAGRPTWDILPTDLHCQIVYENWLRGEFGSATAPQAQQFGAPLLDARAFTWDQIQKGGDGDAGLVDAKKAAYKDISTKLGPATGYFTGEAGGRTGAGFLSLGQALVYSLFQLLAKASILLAQVLIRLFALTAPLIGLIALLQPQVLPRVLKVAGGVAFNLIVLSVLAGVHMLLLQAIFGAGNSLNMLTQMVLAGLITVLLFMVGRPVRRLWQMVEMSVSMVGAAVPSPSGGIFSRFRRNNNGPTPQDAFWQNVRETDDVVDGEQRGPMGATVGGGRFRPEATIFANAQRLDNNGTSASRPAAAWSGAWPGAIGGGSAGALPSGGRPGSPVYGQYNPAGGDPGEYVVVGAGGRPTVRGEESRRVDTSPVADRRWNDEPEPVVVPSDLRTPEADFSGYTPPEAPRAPGVRATPRRVDPEVVAGKPVFVLYRPSRGIEVREEPRDTDQVMGR
- a CDS encoding C40 family peptidase — its product is MRRLGLWLGLVVFVAIGALIVTAVAAKVVIDNQQAQARGVSLTSCDASVGPTQPGEGERGTVDASNLDDEQRGTVALIVSIGKQRSLAPRAWQVAIQAGMTESGLHNLTYGDRDSLGIFQMRPSMGWGTYAQVTDPTYEVNKFFDVLLAVPDWENMRPGDAAQRVERSGFPDRYHKWEPMAATLVENVGQVVDVVACGTGLGQLLPPSQAAAKAISFALGEQGKPYVWGATGPGSYDCSGLMLRAYESAGIILPRVSRDQYHAGAMLPVREAQPGDLLFLANNPADPNTIHHVMMYLGDGKVVEAQQTGVPVHTRAFSFDEAEVVPQAVRPGV